The Psychrobacter sp. 28M-43 genome segment TTCTGCTAGCTGATCGGCATCAAGCTTACGGGCAGATTGACCATAAATCTTATAATCGCCAGCAGTGGCTTGATCTAAGCAGCCTAAGATATTCATCAAGGTGGACTTACCAGAGCCTGATTGTCCAATGATAGCAACCATCTCACCTTGATTGATAGTTAGATTGATATCATGCAAGACGCGAATGGTTTGCTCACCAGCAGGGAACTCTCTGATAATGCCAGACAACTCCATAATGGGCTTGCCTGATGCAGGATGATTAGCAGTATTGGTTTTTGCCGGATTACTTAAATTATCTGAGCTGTCTAAGTTATTTAAGTTATCCAAATTGTCTAAATTATCTGAGTTGTTTGAAGGGTTAGCAGAAGTGTGTGACCCTAAGTTTTGAGCCGTGCTACTTTCAGAGCTATCTTCAGTCGACGGTTTAGGAGATTGAGATATAGTCATAGCAGTGTCTTTAATAAAGGCTAATAAGCGTTATAGCGTTGTTATGAAAGGGCTGCTATGTTTAACAAGCCCTTTTTTATTCAACATAGTCAAAGAACAAGTTACATTCGAGGTCCACCAGGGATACGGCCGCTACCTGATTTCTTACCGCTTTCTTCACTGATGATTACTTCTTCCCCTTCTTTCAAACCGCTTAAGATTTGCGCATTTACTCGGTTATCGATACCGACTTTCACGGTACGCTCTTCTACGGTTCCATCCTCTTTTAGTACACGTACAAACTTACCAGTGGCTGCTTTGCCTTTTTCTTTACCTTTAGAGCGTTTTTCTTGTATCACTGTTGACGGTACTAATAAGGCGTTTTTGGCTTCGTTAACAATAATATAAATCTGCGCTGTCATATCAATGCGGAATAAGCGGTCAGGGTTTGGTACTTCTACGTAGCCGACATAATAGATCGCAGCGTCTGTTGAGCTGGTGCTACTGATTTGCTCTGGGGCAGGCTCGATAGCAGTCAACGTCGCATCATACTGCTGATCTGGATTACCGATGATGTTGAAATAAGCAGGCATACCAGCATTGACGTTAATGACGTCCGCTTCCGAGATTTGCGCATTGATACGTACGGTCGATAAGTCTGCTAACGTCACTAGTGTTGGTGCCGTTTGATTAGCGTTAACCGTGGTGCCTTGCTCAGTCGTAATGGAAACGACGGTACCTGATATCGGGGCGCGAATCGTGGTATAGCTCAAATCTTCTTCAGCAGTACTGACGTTGGTTCGTGATTTGCGCAATGCTGCTTGCTGACTGTTGATATTGGCTTCGGTAGTCGCAATCGCGGCTTTTGCTGTATCGATAGCCGCACGTGCATTGGCAACGGCTGCTTTTGCGGTCTCGACACTGGTCGCCTGCGTATCATATTCTTGCTGCGAGATAGCGTCGATAGCGACTAAGTCTTGCAAACGCGCAAAATCAGACTGTGCTTGTTTGAGCTCAGACTGACGGCTGGCAAGATCGGCATAGGCACTTTTTAGACTGGCTTGTTTGCTTAACGATTCTGCTTGAGCACTTTGTAGCGCAGCTTCGCTTTGTTCAAGACTGGCTTGTTCATTGCTCAGGCTGTTCTTCTGAGTCACTTGATCAATCTGCGCAATCAAATCGCCTTGCTTGACTTCGTCACCGACTTCAACGTACAGGCGTTTTACTTCACCAGATACCTGTGCCCCTACATCGACGGTATTTAACGCTTTTACTTTACCAGACGCCATGACATTGTTTTCAATATCACCGACTTCAACGGTTGCGGTTAAATAGTTAGGTGTGGTTTCTTCTGGTTTTAAAAAAGTATAGGCCAAAGCCCCTAATGCTACGATAATTAAGGTGATGACACCCCATTTGATAGCAGACTTTTTGCTTATTTTGCGCATGACAACAATCCAATCACAATTAAATCAAGTGTAGATATAGTAGAGACTTCACCTACAAAAGGGAATGGAAATTAGTTTACGAAAGGTTAAGGTAGTCAAGAACAGAGTTAGGTACAGAAAAGAAATGCTTACTAAAAATCGATAAAACGGAGATTATAGGAGAACAAGATAAGGTAGTAGAATCTGGATTTATAGCGTTTAAATGTATGAATCAGTAAGAGAAGAGATGGATAACTCGTGAATAAGCGAAATAAAAGAAGGCGATGATAGGCTAGTCTTAGCGCATCGCAAATAAACGCTTACCTGCGAGCTCTAGTGCTGCTTGTAATAATAGCTCCCATGCTGGCTGGCGAATAAGGCCTTTAATAGCTTGGTCACAGCGGTAAAGCAGAGCAGGCCATTCGCTCGTTTGTTGTTTTGACTGACGACGACAGGCTTGTTGGTACAACCCTTGCTTACTACGCCAAATGCCTAATGCTTGAGGGTCTTGACCGTCCATAAGTTGAATGATTTGACGCATGTCTTTGCTAATAGCCCAGAGCACTAGGGTAGTGGGTTCATCGGTCGACTTTAGCTGAAACATGATTTTGGCGACCTGCGTACTCTTACCCGCGAGCATCGCATCAGACAAATCAAACACACTAAACTGCGCGTCGCTGACCAACGCTGCTTGTAGGTCTGTAATATCCAATGCCACATTATTCACAGGTTGTGAAAAGCTATTAGGTTGTTCGGTACTATTGTCATTAGCACTATCTTCACTAGTACGGCTATTTTCACTAGTACGGCTATTAGCAACTAGCTGCGGTGCAAACAGATAAGACAACCGCCATAAGGTTTGATAAGCACTTAGCAAATGATGCTCAGTGTGTGACATGAGTAGCTGCCACGCCTCTTGAGACAATCGTAAGCCAAACTTCTGAGCTTGTATTTGTAGTAGCTGTTGGCGCTGCTGCTCATTGTATAAATTGCAATCAATGACATTGCCATATTGTGCAAAAGGAGCAAACCATTTGCTGCTCTGGCTGCGTTTGTCTTGCTTAGGTGTGAGCCACAACACACTATGACTGTGTGTGCCAGCTTGTGCCTCGACCGCAAAACGTTCCAGCTCGGCGATAACTGCTTTGTCAGGTTTATGGTTGCCCGTCACGATTAAGGCACTGGCATCATCAAATAAAGACTGACTACCAAGCTCGGATAGTACTTCTTGCCAGCTTTTGACAGAAATCAACTCTATACGTTTGATTGCGTAATTCTGTGCGCGCCAGTGTGGACGCAGCGCATCTATCAACCATTGACTCAGCAGTGGCTCGTCACCGTGCGCCAGCCACAAGCCAGCTACCGCAACGGAAGGCTGCAGTAGTTTTGGGTAGGCTTTTATGAAAGTATCTTGCATAGCGTGGTGTTACACAGGTTGATGAGCAGGTAATACCAATTCCAAAAATATGATTAGTAGTATCAAGCTAGCCCAGTCTACTCAAGGTAGTACTTACACTCGCTTAGTTTGCTAGTCATATTTCTAGAAATGGTATCGTTTGATAATCAGAACGACTAACTATTACGGTTGTGGTACGACGACAACGGTTGGCGTCACGCCTTTATTCATTTGCACAGATTGTTTGGCAGCAGGTGCAACTTTTGGAAGCGAGATAGCAACATACTGGTCAGTGATACGGCGAGCTAAAGTATCATAGAGCCAATCGCGAGTCTGATCACCTTGCTGATCGTCAGTACTAACAGATGCTTCGTTGTACTGATAGCTTCGCTCGACCTGAATGGGGTTGCTCAGGGTTACAGGCTTACCATTTTCCATCGTTTGATAGCTGACATCTGCTGATAGTACTAAGCGAATTTCTGTTAATACGCCAACCAATTCGTAACGCTTAAAACGTACATTACGGATGTCGATAGCGGCAATAGACTCAGCCCCTGCTTGTTGGTTATTGCGGGCAACTTCTTCCGAGCTTATATTACTAATAACATCGACACCTAACGTCTTTAGGCGGCGCGTCAATGGTAGTTTCAGCGGGAATGAGGTGCGATTGTCTTCGATAATAACTGCTGTTTTTTCGACGTCAAGCAGCATCGCTGAGTCGTAGCCACGCAGCTGGAAGCCGCAGCCGCTAAGAGCAGCGGCTGCACCTACCACCGCAAACATTGGCAGCGTGGCAAGTAAGACTGCTCCGAGCTTTTGGCC includes the following:
- a CDS encoding DNA polymerase III subunit delta, with the protein product MQDTFIKAYPKLLQPSVAVAGLWLAHGDEPLLSQWLIDALRPHWRAQNYAIKRIELISVKSWQEVLSELGSQSLFDDASALIVTGNHKPDKAVIAELERFAVEAQAGTHSHSVLWLTPKQDKRSQSSKWFAPFAQYGNVIDCNLYNEQQRQQLLQIQAQKFGLRLSQEAWQLLMSHTEHHLLSAYQTLWRLSYLFAPQLVANSRTSENSRTSEDSANDNSTEQPNSFSQPVNNVALDITDLQAALVSDAQFSVFDLSDAMLAGKSTQVAKIMFQLKSTDEPTTLVLWAISKDMRQIIQLMDGQDPQALGIWRSKQGLYQQACRRQSKQQTSEWPALLYRCDQAIKGLIRQPAWELLLQAALELAGKRLFAMR
- a CDS encoding efflux RND transporter periplasmic adaptor subunit, encoding MRKISKKSAIKWGVITLIIVALGALAYTFLKPEETTPNYLTATVEVGDIENNVMASGKVKALNTVDVGAQVSGEVKRLYVEVGDEVKQGDLIAQIDQVTQKNSLSNEQASLEQSEAALQSAQAESLSKQASLKSAYADLASRQSELKQAQSDFARLQDLVAIDAISQQEYDTQATSVETAKAAVANARAAIDTAKAAIATTEANINSQQAALRKSRTNVSTAEEDLSYTTIRAPISGTVVSITTEQGTTVNANQTAPTLVTLADLSTVRINAQISEADVINVNAGMPAYFNIIGNPDQQYDATLTAIEPAPEQISSTSSTDAAIYYVGYVEVPNPDRLFRIDMTAQIYIIVNEAKNALLVPSTVIQEKRSKGKEKGKAATGKFVRVLKEDGTVEERTVKVGIDNRVNAQILSGLKEGEEVIISEESGKKSGSGRIPGGPRM